From the Edaphobacter bradus genome, the window AGGCGAAGATGGTGGACTTTGGCGGCTGGGACATGCCGGTAGATTGCTGCGGGCTGACGGCCGAGCACATGGCGGTGCGGACGGCTGTGGGCGTCTTCGACGTGTCGCACATGGGAGACATTCAACTTCGCGGGCCGGGATCGCTGGCGGCGGTGCAGCGGCTGTGCATGAATGATGCTTCGAAGCTGCAGGTGGGGCAGGCGCACTACTCGGCGATGCTGTATCCGAACGGGACTTTTGTGGATGACGTGATCGTGCACAAGCTCTCGGACAATGACTACCTGATTGTGATCAACGCGGGAACGCGCGAGAAGGATGTGCAGTGGGTTCGGCAGACGATTGGCCAGATGCCGGGCGTGCATGTGAACGATTACAGCGACTACTACACGCAGCTTGCGATCCAGGGGCCGAGGGCGGCGGAGACGCTGCAGAAGCTGACTCCGGTGGACTTGGGCCAGATCAAGAACTACTGGTTCACGTGGGGGCAGGTGTGCGGGCTACACAACGTGATGATCGCGCGGACGGGCTACACGGGCGAGGATGGGTTTGAGATTTACATTCCCTCGGACGAACCGACGAGCGCGCGAGTGTGGGGCGAGGTGCTGGAAGCCGGCAAGGAGTTCGGGATTCTGCCGTGCGGCCTGGGAGCGCGGAATACGCTGCGGCTCGAGGCGGCGAT encodes:
- the gcvT gene encoding glycine cleavage system aminomethyltransferase GcvT gives rise to the protein MSELQTPLRKTALNAVHRAAKAKMVDFGGWDMPVDCCGLTAEHMAVRTAVGVFDVSHMGDIQLRGPGSLAAVQRLCMNDASKLQVGQAHYSAMLYPNGTFVDDVIVHKLSDNDYLIVINAGTREKDVQWVRQTIGQMPGVHVNDYSDYYTQLAIQGPRAAETLQKLTPVDLGQIKNYWFTWGQVCGLHNVMIARTGYTGEDGFEIYIPSDEPTSARVWGEVLEAGKEFGILPCGLGARNTLRLEAAMALYEHEISDTINVFEAGLGRYAKLDKGDFVGRDALVKIQEEGGPKRKLVGLEMIERGIGRDGYPVFSLDGKRIGEITSGSPAPFLKKNIALAYVPVESSALETEVAVEIRGQMVKAKVVPTPFYKRAKK